The Nitrospirota bacterium genome contains a region encoding:
- a CDS encoding efflux RND transporter permease subunit has product MLTRAALRNPYAVFALCMIVLVLGAVSYQKMRVDIFPEIKIPTILVTTFYRGLSPSEMEGAITLKMEQRFVEASYVEHIESQSLAGMSYIKVFFQPEYSIDSAQSELTSLAYSIIRLLPPGVYPPSVYKFGVASLPVGLLSISSDTLGAKEIRDLAYFTVRQQIATIPGISFGPPLGGKVRQITVFLDQQRMVARDVSPSDVVKAINTQSAIIPAGDIKIGDLDYYVYSNSLIEAVEKINDIPIKIVNGTPIFVRDIGTAADSAAIQTSIVRVNGREATYIPITRQEGANTLEVTDGIRAKLSKLTEIPAGTTVKFIYDQSLYIRQAIANLQKEGLLGAVLAGLMIYLFLSSFKAALVVGLAIPLSLTSALVALYLTGQSVNIMTLGGLALVIGTLLDNNIVVQENLHRHLEMGKDGRSAAEDSATELTLPILVATICILIVYLPIMFFTGIIKFLFVPLAMTVAFAMLADYAVSMSVTPVLLASFYQKGHGGDGTKESSASSGWFRYVLALYLPLLRTSLRLKPVVIGLALLALLGTALLLVPLLHQEFFPRIDAGNFTLHIVAPEGSRIEKTTAIVAQIEQLVQETIPKSDLEEVISNTGLYFGDAARFAPNTGSHTAFVLVNLVTGHQGRTDDYITQLRAKLHDSLPGVEVAFQTGGIISDVLNFGLRAPIDIQVKGPTLDIIRSVAEEIQQKVAQVPNTVDVRIKQGKSYPEMHIDVDRTKAAYYGITQERVIVDVITGISSNIALSPNFWLDPKTGNGYYLLAQYPEQSLTKTEDLLNTPIIGARTQLRSASSLTSSATSGSTQALQNTPFAGRQLDLSSGLYASGDERRGPPVLLRDVASLSFKTGPDSVDHYDLSRMIDVLITPVGNDLGHVAKDIEAVLATIQLPKDVTLQLRGEVANMRSAIGNFALALPLAVLLIYLVMVGLFRSLIDPLIILVAVPLGWIGTVLLLHLTNTSVNVESMIGTLMMMGIVVSNSILLVDSANRRVRAGATAEEAVFQAGASRVRPILMTALATILGLLPLAMGFGEGNETMVPLARAVVGGLAVSTIMTLLVVPVLHSLVLTNRVHVAHSPTPQATSEEI; this is encoded by the coding sequence ATGCTGACCCGCGCTGCCCTCAGGAATCCCTACGCTGTCTTTGCCCTCTGCATGATCGTGCTCGTGCTCGGAGCCGTCTCCTACCAAAAGATGCGGGTGGACATTTTCCCCGAGATCAAGATCCCGACCATCCTCGTGACGACGTTCTACCGGGGCCTGAGCCCCAGCGAGATGGAGGGGGCAATTACGCTCAAGATGGAGCAGCGGTTCGTCGAAGCGAGCTATGTCGAACATATCGAATCCCAGTCGCTCGCCGGGATGAGCTACATCAAAGTCTTCTTCCAACCTGAGTACAGCATCGATTCGGCCCAATCAGAACTGACCAGCCTGGCCTACAGCATCATCCGCCTGCTCCCGCCGGGCGTCTATCCTCCGTCCGTCTATAAGTTCGGCGTGGCGAGCCTGCCGGTGGGGCTCCTCTCGATCAGCAGCGACACGCTAGGCGCGAAAGAAATCCGCGACCTGGCCTATTTCACCGTGCGCCAGCAGATCGCCACCATCCCCGGCATTTCGTTCGGCCCCCCGCTGGGCGGCAAGGTCCGGCAGATCACCGTCTTCCTCGACCAGCAACGGATGGTCGCGCGCGACGTCTCCCCCTCGGACGTCGTCAAAGCCATTAACACCCAGAGCGCCATCATCCCGGCCGGCGATATCAAGATCGGCGACCTGGACTACTACGTCTATTCGAACAGCCTCATCGAGGCGGTTGAGAAGATCAACGATATCCCGATCAAAATCGTGAACGGCACGCCGATCTTCGTGCGCGACATCGGCACAGCGGCGGATAGCGCGGCCATTCAAACCTCGATCGTGCGGGTGAACGGGCGCGAGGCCACCTATATCCCCATCACCAGACAGGAGGGGGCCAACACGCTGGAGGTGACGGACGGCATCCGCGCGAAGCTCTCGAAGCTGACGGAGATTCCCGCCGGCACGACGGTCAAGTTCATCTACGACCAGTCGCTCTATATCCGGCAGGCCATTGCTAATCTGCAAAAAGAAGGGCTCCTGGGGGCTGTGCTGGCCGGCCTGATGATCTATCTCTTCCTCAGCAGCTTCAAGGCTGCGCTCGTCGTCGGATTGGCGATTCCCCTCTCGCTCACGTCCGCGCTCGTCGCGCTCTATTTGACCGGCCAGAGCGTGAACATCATGACCCTCGGCGGGTTGGCGCTCGTAATCGGGACCTTGCTGGACAACAACATCGTGGTGCAGGAAAACCTGCATCGCCATTTGGAAATGGGCAAGGACGGACGCTCCGCCGCCGAAGACAGCGCGACCGAGCTGACGCTCCCGATCCTGGTCGCCACGATCTGCATCCTGATCGTCTACCTCCCCATCATGTTCTTCACCGGCATCATTAAATTCCTCTTCGTGCCGCTGGCCATGACCGTGGCCTTTGCCATGCTGGCCGACTATGCCGTCTCGATGTCCGTCACGCCGGTGCTCCTCGCCAGTTTTTACCAGAAGGGCCATGGAGGAGACGGCACAAAGGAGAGCTCTGCCTCCAGCGGCTGGTTCCGCTATGTCCTGGCCCTCTATCTCCCGCTCTTGCGGACCAGCCTGCGCCTCAAGCCGGTCGTGATCGGCCTGGCCCTCCTGGCCCTCCTCGGCACAGCCCTCCTCCTGGTCCCGCTCCTCCACCAGGAGTTCTTTCCCCGGATCGACGCGGGCAATTTCACCCTGCACATCGTCGCCCCGGAAGGGTCGCGAATTGAAAAGACCACGGCGATTGTGGCGCAGATCGAACAGCTGGTGCAGGAGACCATCCCCAAGAGCGACCTGGAAGAAGTCATCTCCAACACCGGTCTCTATTTCGGCGATGCGGCCCGTTTCGCCCCCAACACCGGCAGCCACACGGCCTTTGTGCTGGTCAACCTCGTGACGGGCCACCAAGGGCGCACGGACGACTACATCACGCAGTTGCGCGCCAAACTGCACGATTCCCTGCCAGGCGTTGAGGTGGCCTTCCAGACCGGCGGCATCATCAGCGACGTGCTGAACTTCGGTCTGCGCGCGCCGATCGACATTCAGGTGAAGGGGCCGACGCTCGATATCATCCGGTCGGTGGCGGAAGAGATTCAGCAGAAGGTCGCGCAGGTGCCAAACACGGTGGATGTGCGGATCAAGCAGGGCAAGAGCTATCCGGAGATGCACATCGACGTGGACCGGACCAAGGCCGCCTATTACGGCATTACGCAGGAGCGCGTCATCGTGGACGTGATCACCGGCATCAGCTCGAACATTGCCTTGAGCCCCAACTTCTGGCTCGATCCCAAGACCGGCAATGGCTACTACTTGCTGGCCCAATATCCGGAACAGTCCCTGACCAAGACCGAAGACCTCCTCAACACCCCGATCATCGGCGCCCGCACGCAGCTGCGCTCCGCCTCCTCCCTGACCTCGAGTGCGACGAGCGGCTCGACCCAGGCGCTCCAGAACACGCCCTTCGCCGGACGGCAGCTGGACCTGTCCAGCGGCCTCTATGCGTCGGGAGACGAGCGGCGCGGCCCCCCTGTGCTCCTCCGGGATGTAGCCTCCCTATCCTTCAAGACCGGCCCCGATTCCGTGGACCACTACGATCTCTCCCGGATGATCGACGTGCTCATCACGCCGGTCGGCAACGATCTGGGCCACGTCGCGAAAGACATTGAAGCGGTTCTGGCCACCATCCAGCTCCCGAAGGATGTGACGCTGCAACTCCGCGGCGAGGTGGCCAACATGCGATCCGCCATCGGCAACTTTGCCCTCGCGCTGCCGCTGGCCGTGCTCTTGATCTATCTCGTGATGGTCGGACTCTTCCGGTCCCTGATCGATCCCTTGATCATCCTGGTGGCAGTGCCGCTCGGCTGGATCGGCACCGTCCTCTTGCTGCACCTGACCAATACCTCGGTCAACGTGGAATCCATGATCGGGACCCTCATGATGATGGGCATCGTGGTCTCCAACAGCATTCTCTTGGTGGACTCGGCCAACCGCAGGGTGCGAGCCGGCGCCACCGCGGAGGAAGCCGTCTTCCAAGCCGGCGCCAGCCGCGTCCGCCCGATTCTCATGACGGCCCTCGCGACGATTCTGGGATTGCTGCCGCTGGCGATGGGATTCGGCGAAGGGAATGAAACGATGGTCCCCTTGGCCCGCGCCGTCGTCGGGGGCCTGGCCGTCTCCACCATCATGACGCTGCTCGTCGTGCCGGTGCTGCATAGCCTGGTCCTGACCAATCGTGTGCATGTCGCGCACTCTCCCACACCTCAAGCCACCTCTGAGGAGATTTGA
- a CDS encoding efflux RND transporter periplasmic adaptor subunit, which yields MDDLDERTPLSPSTPRRWLIATLAAMTALSIGGYLSLHGTGEQTTALPGDSHPSSSQDAPKAGAHDDSQPVDAQVTKPTRRELVYTVTLPANISPLYQTTLYAKVSGYLKWIGPDKGDPVKKDQILAIIDAPEVEEQFHQALSDYHIKKLTFERLAKVWKESPDVIAKQDVDVAEASAQGAKHLVEQRMALRDYTKVRAPYAGIITARFADPGALIQVATASSAGAIPLFTIMDLDTVRVYTNVPQDDSPWVVPGKTKATVIVKGLDGRSFTGTVTRSTLALDPSTRSLLVEIDIPNKDHALRPGTYVEVSLGLREIPNALVLPPQAIVSGPKGKSVFIVEGGRAKSVPVQTGISDGRWMEITEGLSGDENVVVVGKRRLVEGARVTPAPFNLPDAKLSQQKFERRSPGSSPEAPPAATSK from the coding sequence ATGGACGACCTCGACGAACGGACCCCTCTTTCGCCATCCACGCCGCGCCGCTGGCTCATCGCAACTCTAGCGGCGATGACGGCGCTGTCCATCGGAGGCTATCTCTCCCTTCACGGCACCGGGGAACAGACGACGGCCCTGCCAGGCGACAGCCATCCCTCGTCCTCGCAGGACGCTCCGAAAGCCGGCGCTCACGATGACAGCCAGCCGGTGGATGCGCAGGTCACGAAACCGACGAGACGGGAGCTGGTCTATACCGTCACCCTTCCGGCGAACATCTCGCCGCTCTATCAAACGACGCTCTACGCCAAAGTGTCCGGCTATTTGAAATGGATCGGCCCGGATAAAGGCGATCCGGTGAAGAAGGATCAGATCCTGGCCATCATCGATGCGCCGGAAGTGGAAGAGCAGTTCCATCAGGCCCTGTCCGACTACCACATCAAGAAGCTGACGTTCGAACGGCTGGCCAAGGTATGGAAAGAATCGCCGGACGTAATCGCCAAGCAGGATGTCGATGTCGCGGAGGCCTCCGCCCAGGGAGCCAAACATCTCGTAGAGCAACGAATGGCGCTGCGCGACTACACGAAGGTGCGCGCGCCCTATGCGGGGATCATCACGGCCCGTTTTGCCGATCCCGGCGCGCTGATCCAGGTCGCCACGGCCTCGTCGGCCGGAGCGATTCCGCTCTTCACGATCATGGATCTCGATACCGTGCGGGTCTACACCAACGTGCCCCAGGACGACTCTCCCTGGGTGGTGCCGGGCAAGACCAAGGCCACCGTGATCGTCAAGGGGCTCGACGGACGATCCTTCACCGGCACCGTCACTCGGTCGACTCTCGCGCTCGATCCGTCGACGCGGAGCCTCCTCGTCGAAATCGACATCCCGAACAAGGACCATGCGCTCCGCCCTGGCACCTATGTGGAAGTGTCGCTCGGGCTGCGGGAGATTCCCAACGCGCTCGTGCTGCCGCCGCAAGCCATCGTCAGCGGGCCAAAAGGCAAGTCTGTGTTCATCGTCGAAGGCGGACGCGCGAAATCGGTGCCGGTGCAAACCGGCATCAGCGACGGCCGCTGGATGGAGATTACGGAGGGACTGTCGGGCGACGAAAACGTCGTCGTCGTCGGCAAGCGCAGACTGGTGGAAGGGGCCCGCGTGACTCCCGCGCCATTCAATCTGCCGGACGCCAAGCTCTCGCAACAGAAATTCGAACGGCGGTCACCGGGGAGCAGCCCGGAGGCTCCACCAGCCGCCACCAGTAAATAA